From the genome of Scytonema hofmannii PCC 7110, one region includes:
- a CDS encoding HEAT repeat domain-containing protein, with the protein MNNDVTGQQETQQNWNQQLASSDEITRLRAVEALGTSRIPETESMLIAALGDESWRVRRAAVNSLAQREGAILAPLLLQNLREKHYNPSVLNGVLQVLVQTNINIVPELIDCLSSADVDLRIYAAQALGEQHDKTPIPSLIAALEDPDVNVRYYAIEALGHLRASEAVEMLLAIVELGDFFLVFPALDALTRIGDRTIAPRLLPLLENDCLCSAAVEALGQLGNESVISPLLQVLNRPNAPVTNIAQAIANLYEHYKTGSHQETYIADIAYGTITATGAENMINALQDANTDELRALVMLLSQLEGDNIERALTRLLGQTSVRSSVVEALVRYGKRATQLLIEQLQLNDIEICQAAVVALGRIGDARALPSLMNLLATEPQLIIPTTVALAQIGDARAFDGLLNLMGHPHAAVRQAAIAALNSLGHPDLPTRMVDLLQDANPLIRESAVQIAGYFAFAETEALLLERCYDDDENVRRAAIELIPYLEKDFVMPTLVAVLENETPKVRVSAARALKYVDSHLAFPYLLKTLQDTDIWVRYYGAQAMGWHGYPEAVEILEKLVHTDPALRVRIAAVEALGQIGGTKAVTILAPLVEAPDINEDLLRATLAALGKTGHPNSLPPLLLVAHGVNTPVVDLVRRIDAIHALGKRGGDGVVDMLHHLAASDPEIAVVQVAIDALAELCTPEAIASLLELTLKPTCQRACIIALASLPQEQIEAIGLGLKHLYPEVRQATVEVLTRMKHPNASELLIKGLEDVNASVRLVAVTALKHLGNRWAEKKIAALARTDPDPMVRRAAEISDQ; encoded by the coding sequence ATGAACAACGATGTCACAGGGCAACAAGAAACCCAACAAAACTGGAACCAACAGCTTGCAAGTTCCGATGAAATAACTCGGTTGCGGGCTGTGGAAGCACTGGGAACATCTCGCATACCGGAAACTGAGTCTATGCTTATTGCAGCACTGGGAGATGAGAGCTGGCGAGTGAGACGAGCTGCAGTAAATAGTTTAGCGCAACGGGAGGGAGCAATTCTGGCTCCGTTACTGTTGCAAAATCTCCGTGAAAAACACTACAACCCAAGTGTCTTAAATGGGGTGTTACAGGTATTGGTTCAGACCAATATCAATATCGTTCCAGAACTCATTGATTGTCTGAGTTCTGCTGATGTAGATCTGCGGATTTATGCAGCACAGGCATTGGGAGAACAGCATGACAAAACTCCCATTCCATCTCTTATCGCTGCTCTGGAAGATCCAGATGTTAACGTCAGATATTATGCAATAGAAGCCTTGGGACACTTACGTGCGTCTGAGGCAGTAGAGATGCTTCTGGCTATTGTAGAGTTAGGCGATTTTTTTCTGGTATTTCCCGCTCTTGATGCTTTAACGCGTATTGGCGATCGCACAATAGCACCGCGACTCTTACCTTTGCTAGAAAACGATTGTTTGTGTTCTGCAGCAGTTGAGGCTTTGGGTCAACTCGGAAATGAGAGCGTCATCTCACCTCTGCTCCAAGTGTTGAATCGCCCAAATGCCCCAGTCACCAACATCGCCCAGGCGATCGCCAATCTGTACGAACACTACAAAACCGGCTCCCATCAAGAAACCTACATTGCTGATATCGCCTATGGCACCATTACAGCAACAGGTGCAGAAAACATGATTAATGCCTTGCAAGATGCCAATACGGATGAACTACGCGCTCTTGTGATGCTTTTGAGCCAGTTAGAAGGGGACAACATAGAACGTGCTCTGACACGGCTCTTAGGTCAAACAAGCGTGCGGTCTTCAGTGGTAGAAGCTTTAGTCCGTTATGGCAAGCGAGCTACACAATTGTTAATCGAGCAACTCCAATTAAACGATATAGAAATATGTCAAGCAGCAGTAGTGGCTCTAGGCAGAATCGGCGATGCTCGTGCGTTACCATCTCTCATGAACCTGCTCGCAACAGAACCACAATTGATTATTCCAACCACTGTTGCTTTAGCACAAATTGGTGATGCTCGTGCTTTTGACGGGCTACTTAATTTAATGGGTCATCCTCATGCAGCCGTGCGTCAAGCTGCGATCGCGGCTCTCAATTCTCTCGGTCACCCCGATCTGCCAACACGCATGGTGGATTTGTTGCAAGATGCCAATCCTTTGATACGGGAGTCAGCAGTCCAAATTGCAGGTTATTTTGCCTTTGCAGAAACAGAAGCTTTATTATTAGAGCGTTGTTATGACGACGACGAGAATGTTCGACGTGCTGCTATTGAACTGATTCCATATTTGGAAAAAGACTTTGTCATGCCAACTTTAGTGGCGGTACTGGAAAATGAAACTCCCAAAGTGCGGGTATCAGCTGCTCGGGCTTTGAAATATGTAGACAGCCATCTTGCTTTTCCTTATCTACTAAAAACACTACAAGATACCGATATTTGGGTTCGCTATTATGGAGCGCAAGCCATGGGTTGGCATGGCTATCCAGAAGCCGTGGAGATCCTGGAAAAATTGGTGCATACAGATCCAGCCCTGCGAGTGAGGATTGCAGCAGTCGAAGCATTGGGACAAATTGGTGGGACAAAGGCGGTAACAATTTTGGCACCGTTAGTAGAAGCTCCAGACATTAATGAGGACTTGCTACGAGCTACCCTAGCAGCATTAGGTAAGACCGGACATCCCAACTCTTTGCCACCGTTGTTGTTAGTTGCTCATGGAGTTAACACGCCTGTAGTAGACTTAGTGCGACGCATTGATGCTATTCACGCCTTAGGGAAACGGGGCGGAGATGGTGTTGTAGATATGTTGCATCATCTAGCTGCATCTGACCCTGAAATAGCAGTTGTACAAGTAGCTATTGACGCTTTGGCAGAGCTTTGTACTCCTGAAGCGATCGCTAGCTTATTGGAATTAACACTCAAGCCAACGTGTCAAAGGGCTTGCATTATTGCCTTGGCATCCCTCCCTCAAGAGCAAATTGAAGCGATTGGACTTGGTCTGAAGCATCTTTATCCAGAGGTGCGACAAGCCACGGTAGAAGTGTTAACCCGCATGAAGCACCCAAATGCTTCGGAACTCTTGATAAAAGGCTTGGAGGATGTAAATGCTTCCGTGCGTTTAGTCGCAGTCACCGCACTCAAACACTTGGGTAATCGTTGGGCGGAAAAGAAAATCGCAGCGCTAGCTCGTACAGATCCTGACCCAATGGTTCGCCGTGCTGCAGAAATCAGTGACCAGTGA
- a CDS encoding CheR family methyltransferase produces the protein MTNDILTMQFLSETISLSNTVFTLLRDLIQERTGIYYETSNRDLLADKLLPCAIACGLTSFLDYYYLLKYDDTAEEEWNRVINAVSVQETFFWREIDQIKTLVEVLVPEYFATSRITPLKIWSAACSTGEEPLTIAMALNESGLLRRVPIEIYASDASQNAIAKAKQGLYQERSFRNTSPTMQTKYFSKEPEGWRVDPELHSQIKWTKANLMVETEIKHLATASIIFCRNVFIYFSQNNIRKTVSLFYEAMPTPGYLCIAASESLLKLTTDFELQEIGGAFVYVKR, from the coding sequence ATGACAAATGATATATTAACCATGCAGTTCCTTTCAGAAACTATTAGTTTGTCTAATACTGTCTTTACTCTATTGCGTGACTTGATTCAGGAACGCACGGGGATTTACTATGAAACAAGTAACCGTGATTTATTAGCAGACAAACTTTTACCTTGTGCTATTGCCTGTGGCTTAACTTCATTTTTGGACTATTATTACTTGCTAAAATATGACGATACAGCCGAGGAAGAATGGAATCGAGTTATAAATGCTGTTTCAGTTCAAGAGACTTTTTTTTGGCGTGAAATAGACCAAATCAAAACGTTAGTGGAAGTTTTAGTACCTGAGTATTTTGCTACATCCAGAATCACTCCTTTAAAAATTTGGAGTGCTGCTTGCTCTACAGGAGAAGAACCACTGACAATTGCAATGGCTCTCAATGAATCAGGGTTGTTGCGACGGGTACCTATTGAGATTTATGCCTCTGATGCCAGTCAAAATGCGATCGCAAAAGCAAAACAGGGTCTTTATCAAGAACGTTCCTTTCGCAATACTTCTCCTACCATGCAAACAAAATATTTTTCCAAAGAACCGGAAGGCTGGCGAGTTGACCCGGAACTCCATTCCCAAATCAAGTGGACAAAAGCTAATTTAATGGTAGAAACTGAAATTAAGCATTTAGCCACTGCTTCGATTATATTTTGTCGGAATGTATTTATTTATTTTTCGCAAAACAATATTCGTAAAACAGTCAGCTTATTTTATGAGGCTATGCCCACGCCCGGTTATCTGTGTATTGCTGCTTCAGAGTCATTGTTGAAGTTAACAACTGATTTTGAACTGCAAGAGATAGGAGGTGCATTTGTGTATGTTAAACGATAG
- the cheB gene encoding chemotaxis-specific protein-glutamate methyltransferase CheB — MLQIIRTLVVDDSAFVRKVVKQMLSRSPFIEVVGTARDGEEALEMVEQLNPDVVTTDLIMPNMDGVEFLREQMKRRPVPVVVVSIANESGEMALEALDAGAIDFIQKPTALATEKVFEISDELIQKVKTAANVSVAHLLPIPAGKKISSPISISRSGSIDILVLGASTGGPQALTYLISQLPENFPIPVAIILHMPVGYTEMYANRLNELSRVKVVEAKEGDPVLPGVVLIAPAGRHLTFIRQTDGTVVTHLDSRPFDTLHRPSVDVLFQSAAEVFRDRVLGVVMTGMGSDGKQGAAWIRSQGGLVYTEAEETCVVYGMPRSVVEAGLSLKSIRLNQMIPAILEVL, encoded by the coding sequence ATGCTTCAAATAATACGTACTTTAGTAGTCGATGATTCTGCCTTTGTTCGCAAAGTTGTGAAACAAATGCTATCCCGTAGCCCGTTTATCGAAGTGGTGGGTACTGCACGGGATGGGGAAGAAGCTTTGGAAATGGTCGAACAACTGAATCCTGACGTTGTTACCACAGACCTCATCATGCCCAATATGGATGGAGTAGAGTTCTTGCGGGAGCAAATGAAGCGGCGTCCAGTACCTGTCGTTGTTGTGAGTATTGCCAACGAGAGTGGCGAAATGGCTTTGGAAGCACTTGATGCTGGAGCCATTGATTTTATACAAAAGCCAACTGCACTAGCAACAGAAAAAGTCTTTGAGATTAGTGATGAGTTAATTCAAAAAGTGAAAACAGCTGCAAATGTCTCTGTGGCTCATCTGTTACCGATACCTGCAGGCAAAAAAATCTCGTCTCCAATATCGATATCCCGTTCCGGTTCAATAGATATCCTGGTACTCGGAGCATCCACAGGTGGTCCACAAGCGTTGACTTACTTGATTTCTCAATTACCTGAAAACTTTCCCATTCCTGTAGCAATTATTTTACATATGCCTGTTGGTTACACGGAAATGTATGCCAATAGATTAAATGAACTATCGCGGGTAAAAGTGGTAGAAGCCAAAGAAGGAGATCCCGTTTTACCTGGTGTTGTCCTGATTGCACCTGCTGGACGACATCTAACGTTTATACGTCAAACTGATGGAACAGTTGTGACTCACTTAGATTCACGTCCATTTGACACACTGCATCGTCCCAGCGTAGATGTGTTGTTTCAATCTGCGGCTGAAGTATTTCGCGATCGCGTCTTGGGTGTTGTGATGACTGGTATGGGGTCAGACGGCAAACAAGGTGCCGCGTGGATTCGATCTCAAGGTGGTTTAGTTTATACTGAAGCCGAAGAAACTTGTGTTGTCTACGGGATGCCTCGTTCTGTCGTCGAAGCAGGTTTGAGTTTAAAAAGCATTCGACTCAACCAAATGATACCAGCAATTTTGGAGGTTCTGTGA
- a CDS encoding response regulator, protein MKILVVDDSNLSRRTMRGILESQGYQIIEAQDGMTAIERYFLEKPDLVMLDIVMTGMQGLEVLEKLRKLDNQARIIIATADLQTFTHQLAMEAGAVGVVNKPFTTTAVLTVVNNVLQGVQQ, encoded by the coding sequence ATGAAAATTTTAGTTGTAGACGATTCCAATCTTTCCCGTCGTACAATGCGCGGCATTCTTGAATCTCAAGGCTATCAAATTATCGAAGCCCAGGATGGCATGACTGCGATAGAGCGTTACTTTCTTGAAAAACCCGATCTGGTTATGCTCGACATAGTGATGACTGGAATGCAGGGATTAGAAGTTCTAGAAAAACTACGCAAGTTAGACAACCAAGCACGCATTATTATTGCTACTGCCGATCTGCAAACTTTTACTCACCAGCTTGCGATGGAAGCAGGAGCAGTAGGTGTTGTCAATAAGCCATTTACTACCACTGCTGTACTAACCGTGGTGAACAACGTACTTCAGGGAGTGCAACAATGA
- a CDS encoding PAS domain S-box protein, with product MNNINIDKPKNDAMLHWLNDLADRGILTTDADLNICSWNRWLEIHSGLSSKEIIGRNLLEIYPELKQRRLNYFYYQALSGQVIILSQRLHRYLIPMPSSIGKNISPMMLQTVRIAPLVEESPQSGTITIIEDVTERVARETELQQKIEVLEQTEAARLSAQARLEHLLSSSPAIIYTRNPREDGAITFISDNVTAQLGYQPQDFIEVHNFWIKHIHPDDLATVLTQLSCLFEQEHLVLEYRFLHKDGTYKWMCDEIKLVQNPNGNVQEIVGMWYDINQRKQAEEKVREQAALLDITTDAIFVQDLNNQILFWNKSAEKLYGWASAEVLEQKVHNFLYQHTLPQVEEAKKILLEKGEWQGELHQITKGHQEIVVESRWTLVRNEKKQPKAILIVNTDITQKKQLESQFIRLQRMESIGTLAGGMAHDLNNVLMPILMASELLRKELTPEKKQRVLTLVETNAHRGANLIKQLLSFARGVESGRAFLQIKYILWEVEQIILETFPKSIQFHTDIPQELWPVFGEVTQLYQIILNICINARDAMPNGGNLSISAENIAIDREYANINLESHVGSYVALIISDTGTGIPPEILERIFEPFFTTKELGKGTGLGLSTVLGIVKSHNGFLKVDSQLGKGTKFKVYLPASIE from the coding sequence ATGAATAATATTAACATTGATAAACCAAAAAATGATGCCATGTTACACTGGTTAAACGATCTTGCCGATCGGGGAATTCTAACAACAGATGCCGATTTAAATATTTGTAGCTGGAATCGTTGGTTAGAAATCCATAGTGGCTTGAGTTCAAAAGAAATCATTGGACGCAACTTACTAGAAATTTATCCAGAATTAAAACAGCGTCGATTAAATTATTTTTATTATCAAGCGTTAAGCGGTCAAGTTATTATTCTTTCACAACGTTTGCACCGCTATCTTATTCCAATGCCATCAAGTATCGGTAAAAATATCTCACCGATGATGTTACAAACTGTGCGAATTGCACCCCTTGTAGAAGAATCGCCACAAAGCGGTACAATTACCATCATTGAGGATGTAACTGAACGAGTGGCTAGGGAGACCGAATTACAACAGAAAATTGAAGTCTTAGAACAAACAGAAGCAGCACGCCTTTCGGCTCAAGCACGCTTGGAACATCTACTTTCATCTAGCCCAGCTATTATCTATACTCGCAATCCTCGTGAAGATGGAGCAATAACCTTTATTAGTGATAATGTTACGGCTCAACTGGGGTATCAACCTCAGGATTTTATAGAGGTTCACAACTTTTGGATTAAGCACATCCATCCTGATGATTTGGCAACTGTTCTGACTCAACTATCGTGTTTATTTGAACAAGAACATCTCGTATTGGAGTATCGTTTTTTGCATAAGGATGGGACTTACAAGTGGATGTGTGATGAGATAAAGTTGGTACAAAACCCAAATGGTAATGTTCAAGAAATCGTAGGCATGTGGTATGACATCAACCAGCGCAAGCAAGCAGAAGAAAAAGTCAGAGAACAAGCTGCTCTCCTCGATATCACGACAGATGCTATTTTTGTTCAAGATTTAAACAACCAAATTCTATTTTGGAACAAAAGTGCTGAAAAGTTGTATGGGTGGGCATCAGCAGAAGTGCTTGAACAGAAAGTTCATAACTTTTTGTACCAACATACTTTACCTCAAGTTGAAGAAGCCAAAAAAATTCTTCTTGAGAAAGGAGAATGGCAAGGAGAGTTACATCAAATTACGAAAGGCCATCAAGAAATTGTTGTTGAAAGTCGTTGGACACTTGTACGGAATGAGAAGAAGCAGCCAAAAGCAATACTGATTGTTAATACTGATATTACGCAGAAAAAACAACTTGAATCCCAATTTATCCGTCTCCAAAGAATGGAGAGTATCGGAACTTTAGCAGGCGGGATGGCACACGACCTAAACAATGTATTAATGCCAATTCTAATGGCATCTGAACTATTGCGTAAAGAACTGACTCCTGAGAAGAAGCAACGCGTTCTCACATTGGTAGAAACAAATGCTCACAGGGGAGCAAATTTGATCAAGCAATTGTTGTCCTTTGCACGAGGAGTTGAAAGCGGTCGCGCTTTTCTACAAATCAAGTATATACTTTGGGAAGTAGAGCAAATTATTTTAGAGACATTTCCAAAATCAATTCAATTCCACACTGATATTCCGCAGGAGCTTTGGCCTGTTTTTGGAGAAGTCACACAACTCTATCAAATTATACTCAACATCTGTATCAATGCCCGTGATGCCATGCCCAATGGTGGGAATCTCAGTATTTCTGCTGAAAATATTGCAATTGATCGAGAATACGCTAACATAAACCTTGAGAGTCACGTAGGCTCCTATGTTGCCCTAATTATTTCCGATACTGGGACTGGTATTCCCCCAGAAATCTTGGAGAGAATTTTTGAGCCATTTTTTACGACGAAAGAACTTGGCAAAGGTACAGGGCTTGGTCTTTCAACCGTTTTAGGTATTGTTAAAAGTCACAACGGTTTTTTGAAGGTAGATAGCCAGCTCGGAAAGGGGACAAAATTTAAGGTTTATTTACCAGCCTCTATCGAATAA
- the pstB gene encoding phosphate ABC transporter ATP-binding protein PstB: protein MTYNNPRNRPSGATQSRQDNSVFDVEGVRVFYSGFMALQEVYLNIPERQIIAFIGPSGCGKSTLLRCFNRMNDLIPGAEVKGKLHYRNKNIYDTSINSVKLRRQVGMVFQRPNPFPKSIYENIAFAPRTNGYKGNLDELVEQSLRQAALWDEVKDKLKSKGTALSGGQQQRLCIARAIAMKPDVLLMDEPCSALDPISTRQVEELCLELKEQYTIIMVTHNMQQASRVADWTAFFNTEVDEHNKRRGKLVEFSPTVQMFDAPTTKEAAEYISGRFG from the coding sequence ATGACCTACAACAATCCAAGAAACAGACCAAGTGGTGCAACACAGTCTCGACAAGATAACTCAGTTTTTGATGTCGAAGGTGTTAGAGTTTTCTACAGCGGATTTATGGCACTTCAGGAAGTTTATCTGAATATTCCTGAGAGGCAAATTATAGCCTTTATTGGTCCTTCTGGTTGTGGTAAAAGTACCTTGTTACGTTGCTTTAATCGGATGAACGATTTGATCCCCGGTGCAGAGGTTAAGGGAAAACTCCATTACCGCAACAAAAATATTTACGACACAAGTATTAATTCAGTCAAATTACGCCGACAAGTGGGTATGGTTTTCCAAAGACCAAATCCTTTTCCTAAATCCATATACGAAAATATTGCCTTTGCACCACGTACAAATGGCTATAAAGGAAATTTGGATGAACTGGTAGAGCAGTCGTTACGTCAAGCGGCTTTATGGGATGAGGTAAAAGACAAACTGAAATCCAAGGGGACAGCGTTATCAGGAGGACAACAGCAACGTCTTTGTATTGCACGTGCGATCGCAATGAAGCCTGATGTGCTGTTAATGGATGAACCCTGTTCTGCTTTAGATCCCATCTCTACACGTCAAGTTGAAGAACTTTGCCTTGAACTCAAGGAACAGTACACTATCATTATGGTGACTCACAATATGCAACAAGCTTCACGAGTCGCTGACTGGACAGCTTTCTTTAACACTGAAGTCGATGAACACAACAAACGTCGAGGAAAATTAGTCGAGTTCAGTCCTACAGTGCAAATGTTTGATGCTCCTACAACTAAGGAAGCAGCAGAGTACATCAGTGGGCGTTTCGGATGA
- the pstA gene encoding phosphate ABC transporter permease PstA yields the protein MANSIYPDNFQQKVDEFTDNIDRRETVGKVFEILFLLGLLIGLFVLALLIFDICSDGLGRFLTPGFITETPSRFPERGGILPAIVSSLLLGFIVILVSVPIGVGAALYLEEYAPKTWWTDIIEINISNLAGVPSIVYGLLGLGVFNYLLSFGPALISGALTLSLLSLPVIIVTSREAIRSVPDSLRNASYGLGVTKWKTISNHVIPYAVPGILTGVIISVSRAIGDAASLIVVGAVSFLTFSPGLFQRFMALPIQIYSYITRPEPGFSNAAAATIIALMLVILILNGAAIYIRQKYSLLR from the coding sequence ATGGCTAATTCAATTTACCCAGATAATTTTCAACAAAAAGTAGACGAGTTTACCGACAATATAGACCGTAGAGAAACAGTAGGCAAAGTCTTTGAAATCCTATTTTTGCTTGGGTTGCTCATTGGTTTATTTGTTCTTGCTCTTCTGATTTTTGATATTTGTAGCGACGGATTGGGAAGATTTTTAACCCCAGGTTTTATTACTGAAACACCTTCGAGGTTTCCAGAACGCGGTGGTATTCTTCCTGCAATTGTCAGCAGCCTATTACTGGGTTTCATCGTCATTTTAGTTTCTGTACCAATAGGAGTAGGAGCAGCTTTGTATCTTGAAGAATATGCACCAAAAACTTGGTGGACAGATATCATTGAGATTAATATTAGTAATCTGGCAGGTGTTCCTTCTATCGTCTACGGATTACTGGGATTAGGCGTTTTCAATTATCTTTTAAGCTTTGGCCCAGCATTGATTTCTGGCGCACTGACTTTATCTTTGCTATCTTTACCAGTTATCATTGTGACTTCTAGAGAAGCTATTCGCTCGGTTCCCGATTCTCTGAGAAATGCTTCTTATGGTTTAGGCGTCACAAAGTGGAAAACCATCAGCAATCATGTTATACCTTATGCTGTTCCAGGAATTTTAACGGGTGTGATTATTTCAGTGTCCCGTGCTATTGGTGATGCGGCTTCTCTGATTGTGGTTGGAGCCGTGAGTTTCTTGACATTTAGCCCTGGTTTGTTTCAACGATTTATGGCATTGCCCATCCAAATTTACTCCTATATCACTCGTCCAGAACCAGGTTTTTCTAACGCAGCAGCAGCAACTATTATTGCTTTAATGCTCGTAATTTTAATTCTCAATGGTGCAGCAATCTATATCCGACAAAAATACTCGCTACTCCGATGA
- the pstC gene encoding phosphate ABC transporter permease subunit PstC, giving the protein MRGANYLNDGYDRSIEKQTTDDIQEKIIATLLFCCGLVSILTTVGIVVIIFQVAFEFFQEVSLAKFFLDTEWTPLFANRHFGVWPLINGTLLTTVIAMAVAIPLGLSSAIYLSEYAQPKVAAILRPAVELLAGVPTVVYGYFALLFVTPFLRSFLPLEIFNALSAGLMMGVMITPTVGSISLDAIQAVPRALREGAFALGLTKLESIFKILLPAALSGIAASIILGISRAVGETMTVVIAAGQQPKLTVNLFESVETMTAYMAQISGGDSPRGSLNYKTLYAVGAVLFLITLALNIASNWITKRFKEKYD; this is encoded by the coding sequence ATGCGGGGCGCAAATTATTTGAACGATGGTTACGATCGCTCAATTGAAAAACAAACAACTGACGACATTCAAGAAAAAATCATTGCAACACTTTTATTTTGTTGCGGGTTAGTTTCAATTCTCACAACCGTTGGAATTGTCGTCATTATCTTTCAAGTAGCGTTTGAATTTTTCCAAGAAGTATCCTTAGCTAAGTTCTTCTTAGACACAGAATGGACACCACTATTTGCAAATAGACATTTTGGGGTGTGGCCATTAATTAATGGCACTTTACTCACTACGGTTATTGCAATGGCTGTTGCAATTCCTTTAGGTTTATCTTCTGCTATTTATTTAAGTGAATATGCTCAACCAAAAGTAGCAGCCATTTTACGTCCTGCGGTGGAACTTCTAGCAGGGGTGCCAACAGTAGTTTATGGTTACTTTGCTCTGTTATTTGTGACTCCCTTTCTGCGAAGTTTTCTCCCACTAGAAATCTTTAATGCCCTAAGCGCCGGTTTAATGATGGGAGTCATGATTACCCCTACCGTTGGTTCTATTAGTTTAGATGCCATACAAGCTGTTCCTCGTGCTTTGCGGGAAGGCGCATTTGCATTGGGACTCACAAAACTCGAATCCATATTCAAGATTCTCCTACCTGCTGCTCTTTCGGGGATCGCAGCCTCAATCATTCTGGGAATTTCTCGTGCTGTAGGTGAAACAATGACTGTTGTCATCGCTGCAGGACAACAGCCAAAGTTGACTGTTAACCTCTTTGAGTCAGTAGAAACCATGACAGCTTACATGGCTCAAATTTCTGGAGGAGACAGTCCTCGCGGCAGCCTGAATTACAAAACTTTATATGCTGTGGGAGCCGTTTTATTTTTGATAACGTTGGCTCTCAATATTGCCAGTAACTGGATTACAAAACGCTTTAAGGAGAAATACGATTAA
- a CDS encoding Gfo/Idh/MocA family protein codes for MIGVAVVGTGFGQKVHIPGFQAHPNTELVAVYNRDLDKAKAIAQSYNIPHASNTVEDIVRLPEVQAVSISTPPSLHYEMAKIVLQAGKHLLLEKPVTMNAAEAQELYKLAQQKGVIASVDFEFRFVPGWQLFSELLSQDLVGSKRFIKIDWLGSSRSDATRPWNWYSRKDQGGGALGSLGSHTFDYIHWLFGPVRRLNAHFSTAISQRPDPKTGELKPVETDDTCMLTLELADGTPCQVSISAVVYAQRTHWVEVYGDRGSLVLGSENQKDYIHGFHVWTSSLGKPLTEIEIPNRLLFPKNFADGRISAFMRVVDQWVQGIDRKQQTVPSLREGVYSQLLMDISQESNTKSTWVDVPSLEDFIDK; via the coding sequence GTGATTGGTGTTGCAGTTGTTGGCACGGGGTTTGGGCAAAAAGTTCACATACCTGGATTTCAAGCTCATCCTAATACAGAACTAGTTGCTGTCTATAATCGAGATTTAGATAAAGCAAAAGCGATCGCGCAATCCTACAATATTCCCCATGCTTCCAATACGGTAGAAGACATTGTTCGCTTACCTGAAGTACAAGCAGTCAGTATTTCCACACCGCCAAGTTTACATTACGAAATGGCAAAAATTGTGCTGCAAGCTGGGAAACATCTGTTATTGGAAAAACCCGTTACCATGAATGCGGCTGAAGCTCAAGAACTGTATAAGTTAGCCCAGCAAAAAGGTGTTATTGCTTCTGTAGATTTTGAATTTCGTTTTGTACCGGGATGGCAATTGTTTTCTGAACTCTTGTCTCAAGATTTAGTTGGTTCCAAGCGGTTCATTAAAATTGATTGGTTGGGTTCTTCTCGTTCGGATGCTACACGCCCCTGGAACTGGTATTCTCGTAAAGACCAAGGAGGCGGTGCATTGGGTTCTTTAGGTTCCCATACTTTTGATTATATTCACTGGTTATTTGGCCCTGTACGGAGATTAAACGCTCATTTCAGTACTGCCATTTCTCAAAGACCAGACCCCAAGACTGGAGAACTCAAGCCAGTGGAAACAGATGATACCTGTATGCTGACCCTAGAATTGGCGGATGGAACTCCTTGTCAAGTGTCTATTAGTGCTGTGGTGTACGCACAACGCACCCATTGGGTAGAAGTTTATGGGGATCGTGGTAGTTTAGTTTTGGGAAGTGAAAATCAAAAAGACTACATCCACGGATTCCACGTTTGGACTTCCAGTCTAGGTAAACCCTTGACTGAAATAGAAATACCTAACCGATTGCTATTTCCAAAAAACTTTGCTGATGGTCGAATTTCTGCATTTATGAGAGTTGTAGACCAATGGGTACAAGGTATTGACCGCAAGCAGCAAACAGTTCCATCTTTGAGAGAAGGAGTTTATTCTCAGTTATTGATGGACATATCGCAAGAATCAAATACTAAGTCAACTTGGGTAGATGTCCCTTCTTTAGAAGATTTTATCGACAAGTAA